Proteins encoded in a region of the Moritella marina ATCC 15381 genome:
- the rsmI gene encoding 16S rRNA (cytidine(1402)-2'-O)-methyltransferase, with the protein MSEQATLFIVPTPIGNLSDITERGLEILRSVDLIAAEDTRHTGKLLSHYQIKTKTFALHDHNEQQKAEYLVSKLQSGMSIALVSDAGTPLISDPGYHLVNTCRANGVNVVPLPGACAAVTAMSGSGLPSDRFSFEGFLPSKEKARNDKITELKEETRTMIFYESPRRLQYTLDALTVIMGPEREVCVAREITKAFESITTMPVGELAAWVAEDSNRSRGEIVLLVSGYKPTGLEIPAKVLNTLTLLNEELPLKKAAALTAEIHGCKKNALYKWGLENFN; encoded by the coding sequence ATGTCTGAACAAGCAACTTTATTTATCGTTCCAACCCCGATTGGCAATCTTTCTGATATCACTGAGCGTGGTTTAGAGATATTAAGAAGTGTTGATTTGATTGCCGCAGAGGATACCCGTCATACTGGTAAACTGTTAAGCCATTATCAAATTAAGACTAAAACATTTGCATTGCATGATCATAATGAGCAGCAAAAAGCGGAATACCTAGTATCAAAATTACAATCAGGCATGAGCATTGCGCTTGTTTCTGATGCTGGAACACCTTTAATTAGTGATCCTGGTTATCACTTGGTTAATACCTGCCGTGCTAATGGCGTTAATGTCGTACCACTACCGGGTGCCTGTGCCGCTGTTACTGCGATGAGTGGCTCTGGTTTACCGTCTGACCGTTTCTCGTTTGAAGGTTTTTTACCCTCGAAAGAAAAAGCTCGCAATGACAAGATCACAGAGTTGAAAGAAGAAACTCGTACTATGATCTTCTATGAATCTCCGCGTCGTCTGCAATATACTTTAGATGCATTAACGGTGATTATGGGGCCAGAACGTGAAGTGTGCGTTGCTCGCGAAATAACCAAAGCGTTTGAAAGTATTACCACTATGCCTGTCGGTGAACTGGCAGCATGGGTTGCAGAAGACAGTAACCGCAGCCGTGGTGAAATTGTGTTGTTGGTTTCTGGTTATAAGCCTACCGGACTAGAGATTCCAGCTAAGGTGTTGAATACACTTACATTATTAAATGAAGAATTGCCATTGAAAAAAGCCGCCGCTTTGACCGCGGAAATTCACGGCTGCAAAAAGAATGCTTTGTATAAATGGGGTTTAGAAAACTTCAATTAA
- the sspB gene encoding ClpXP protease specificity-enhancing factor: MDKMTPIRPYLLRSHYEWLLDNDLTPHIVVDAHIAGVYVPQQFVQDGQIVLNIAPSAVVAFELNNTALSFNARFGGVPFDVYVPIAAITAIYARENGAGSMFEPEQAYIDQAEQESAEAAVEPSEEKSTPALVSAPAASSESKSEATERPKPAKGKPALRVIK; encoded by the coding sequence ATGGATAAAATGACCCCAATTCGTCCCTATTTATTACGTAGTCACTATGAGTGGTTGCTTGATAATGACTTAACACCGCATATTGTTGTTGATGCGCATATTGCTGGTGTTTACGTGCCACAACAGTTTGTTCAAGATGGTCAGATCGTATTGAACATTGCACCAAGTGCTGTGGTTGCTTTTGAGTTAAACAATACTGCATTGAGTTTTAACGCTCGCTTCGGTGGCGTACCGTTTGATGTTTATGTGCCAATCGCGGCGATTACAGCTATTTACGCTCGTGAGAACGGCGCAGGTAGCATGTTTGAACCTGAACAAGCTTATATAGATCAAGCTGAGCAAGAGAGCGCTGAAGCGGCTGTTGAGCCTAGTGAAGAGAAAAGCACACCTGCGTTAGTTAGTGCGCCTGCGGCAAGCTCTGAAAGCAAGAGTGAAGCAACAGAACGTCCAAAACCGGCGAAAGGTAAACCCGCTTTACGGGTCATTAAGTAA
- a CDS encoding cytochrome c1, producing the protein MKKLFIALLTLLPVAAFAAGGGAHLDDANYDLRDKASLQNGAKIFMNYCSTCHSTQYQRYSRVADDLGIDRSAMSENLVFTGVKVGSLMKTAMPAESGAKWFGATPPDLSLEARLRGPDWVYTYLRSFYIDETRPFGVNNVVFPSVGMPHVLEELQGTARLLEIKHNEEELDLPEGARIVKETAVVDANGVATGEILTSYLSPDGNGELSAEEFDEAMLDLVNFLVYSAEPNQLERQEMGFWVIGFLLILLVFCWFLNREYWRDIH; encoded by the coding sequence ATGAAAAAATTATTTATCGCGTTACTTACCCTGTTGCCTGTGGCTGCGTTTGCAGCTGGCGGTGGCGCTCACTTAGACGACGCTAACTATGATTTAAGAGACAAAGCATCACTGCAAAACGGTGCTAAAATCTTCATGAATTATTGTTCTACTTGTCACTCGACACAATATCAGCGTTATTCACGTGTTGCTGACGATCTGGGTATCGATCGTTCAGCCATGTCTGAAAACTTGGTATTTACTGGTGTTAAAGTTGGTTCGTTAATGAAAACGGCGATGCCAGCTGAAAGTGGTGCTAAATGGTTCGGTGCTACGCCTCCAGACCTATCGTTAGAAGCACGTCTTCGTGGTCCAGATTGGGTTTATACTTATCTGCGTTCTTTCTATATTGACGAAACACGCCCATTTGGCGTGAATAATGTGGTATTCCCAAGTGTAGGTATGCCCCATGTACTTGAAGAATTGCAGGGTACAGCACGTCTTTTAGAAATAAAACATAACGAAGAAGAGCTAGATTTACCGGAAGGTGCTAGAATTGTTAAAGAAACCGCAGTTGTTGATGCCAACGGTGTTGCAACAGGTGAAATTCTGACTAGCTACCTAAGCCCCGATGGAAACGGTGAGTTATCAGCAGAAGAGTTTGATGAAGCTATGTTAGACTTAGTGAACTTCTTAGTTTACTCAGCAGAGCCAAATCAACTCGAACGTCAAGAAATGGGCTTCTGGGTTATTGGATTTTTACTTATTTTACTTGTATTTTGTTGGTTCTTGAACCGTGAATACTGGCGTGATATCCACTAA
- the rsmH gene encoding 16S rRNA (cytosine(1402)-N(4))-methyltransferase RsmH — MTQEFAHVSVLLNETVAGLDIKPDGIYIDGTFGRGGHSRFILSQLGENGRLIAIDRDPEAIAVGEALKLEDPRFDIVHGPFSGIAEYMENKELTEQIDGVLLDLGVSSPQLDDASRGFSFLRDGPLDMRMDPTSGISAAKWLATADYDDIVWVLKVFGEEKFARKIARAIVFDRDGTPFETTSQLAGLICRVVPKSKKETKHPATRSFQAIRIYINSELEEIERALAGALKCLKPGSGRLSVISFHSLEDRLVKQFIRKQARGKEVPYGLPIMQEEIDKSRTMKAVGKMLKPSEAELELNPRARSSVLRVAEKL, encoded by the coding sequence ATGACACAAGAATTTGCACACGTATCCGTTTTACTTAACGAAACAGTCGCTGGACTCGATATAAAACCGGATGGTATTTACATTGATGGTACTTTTGGTCGCGGTGGTCACTCTCGCTTTATTTTATCGCAACTCGGTGAAAATGGTCGCTTGATCGCAATCGATCGTGACCCTGAAGCGATTGCGGTTGGTGAAGCGCTAAAATTAGAAGACCCACGTTTTGACATTGTTCACGGCCCGTTTTCTGGTATTGCTGAATACATGGAAAACAAAGAACTGACTGAACAAATTGATGGTGTATTACTTGACCTTGGTGTGTCTTCACCGCAGTTAGATGATGCATCGCGTGGTTTTAGTTTCTTACGTGATGGCCCGTTAGATATGCGTATGGATCCAACATCAGGTATCAGCGCAGCTAAATGGTTAGCGACAGCAGACTATGATGATATTGTTTGGGTATTGAAAGTATTCGGCGAAGAAAAGTTTGCCCGTAAGATTGCGCGTGCGATTGTATTTGATCGAGACGGTACGCCATTTGAAACAACATCACAGTTAGCGGGTTTAATTTGTCGTGTTGTACCTAAATCAAAAAAAGAAACTAAACATCCAGCAACGCGTTCGTTCCAAGCGATTCGTATCTATATCAACAGCGAATTAGAAGAAATTGAGCGTGCATTAGCAGGCGCATTGAAATGTTTGAAACCGGGTAGTGGCCGTTTATCGGTGATCAGTTTCCATTCATTAGAAGATCGCCTTGTTAAACAATTCATTCGTAAACAAGCCCGTGGTAAAGAAGTGCCATACGGTTTACCTATCATGCAAGAAGAGATTGATAAAAGCCGGACGATGAAAGCGGTGGGTAAAATGTTAAAACCTTCAGAAGCTGAATTAGAGTTAAACCCGCGTGCACGTAGTTCTGTACTACGCGTGGCAGAGAAGTTGTAA
- the ftsL gene encoding cell division protein FtsL: MFGIKWDLGKVIMTDIGQHKGVVGLLFAILISAFAVIMLTHETRLQTNNKEQLLSQRDFADIEWRNLLLEQSTLEEHSKIEYTAKHKLGMYRPSTAEEQLVTQQ, encoded by the coding sequence ATGTTCGGCATTAAGTGGGATTTAGGTAAGGTCATCATGACTGACATCGGCCAACATAAGGGCGTTGTTGGTTTGTTGTTTGCCATCTTAATTTCCGCTTTTGCCGTGATCATGTTAACGCATGAAACACGATTACAAACCAATAATAAAGAGCAGTTACTGAGTCAGCGAGACTTTGCTGACATTGAATGGCGTAATTTATTACTCGAACAAAGTACGCTGGAAGAGCACAGTAAAATTGAATACACTGCAAAACATAAACTTGGTATGTATCGACCAAGTACAGCTGAAGAGCAATTGGTGACACAGCAGTGA
- a CDS encoding penicillin-binding protein activator, with amino-acid sequence MESKHSYSRLIMFLSLSLLLSACSSTTTSEKATSKPQPIVAPDVLTQIDQPAQYYIDKIALANKPQAISWQLLAARALIAEGHTQPALDILMSVERNPLSTKQLFEVALVKSEAYLLEKRYQQAAGVLNFSSTLDTNEQAHWQRFYLLNATIAELLNNNAKAVEYRVALSDFLDSELHSSNNNHLWESASVIPNAELELLILRFKTENPTLAGWYQLAAIGQQYRTDPKRLIESLQTWKHDYPQHPALTGFPIELVKAMATTPYTPSQIAVLAPLTGKQSVAGKAIRDGMLSAYYQDTAAGSEHNDIALRFYDTAATSADTLYLQAIEDGADFVIGPLLKSNLSKVLPLVKDVPLISLNKLANAPAADNIYYFSLSSNDEAIAAAKKMQRDGIKQPLVLAPNNRTGNRLSAAFTQQWALLTQGTSETYKYKSRSDMQNTVTSLFSVTSSNQRINLMKNLVGTDIKSTTRSRRDIDAIYIIATPSEAMLAIPYIITTQNPYAPQVAVYASSRTHGNNLSKSQSRDLNGLIFSDMPWLLNPDRELKQQTLALWPNMSKIQQNLFAMGYDSFKLIPNLLQLRNFPNLRLAGQTGILYINDDGIIEREFSWAKYRSGKIKLEETNPETKPAP; translated from the coding sequence ATGGAATCTAAGCACAGCTATTCCCGCTTGATTATGTTTTTAAGCTTGAGTTTACTGCTCAGCGCGTGTTCAAGTACCACAACATCTGAAAAAGCAACATCGAAACCACAACCAATCGTTGCACCAGACGTACTGACACAAATTGATCAGCCTGCACAATACTACATTGATAAGATCGCATTAGCGAATAAACCACAAGCAATCTCGTGGCAGTTATTAGCTGCTCGGGCATTGATTGCCGAAGGCCACACCCAGCCAGCACTAGACATACTCATGTCTGTAGAGCGTAACCCGCTATCAACAAAGCAATTATTTGAAGTTGCACTAGTCAAATCAGAAGCCTATTTGTTAGAAAAGCGTTATCAGCAGGCGGCTGGCGTGCTGAACTTTAGTTCAACACTCGACACCAATGAGCAAGCTCACTGGCAACGTTTCTATTTATTAAACGCCACGATTGCAGAACTCCTCAACAATAATGCCAAAGCCGTTGAATATCGCGTTGCGTTAAGTGACTTTCTCGATAGCGAATTACACAGCAGTAATAATAATCACTTATGGGAATCAGCCTCGGTAATACCAAACGCAGAACTTGAGCTATTAATATTACGCTTTAAAACTGAAAACCCAACGTTGGCGGGCTGGTATCAACTTGCGGCTATCGGACAACAATATCGCACAGACCCGAAACGGTTAATCGAGAGCTTACAAACCTGGAAGCATGACTATCCTCAACATCCAGCCTTAACAGGATTTCCCATTGAACTCGTTAAAGCAATGGCAACAACGCCTTACACGCCAAGCCAAATTGCGGTACTTGCCCCTTTAACCGGTAAGCAATCTGTCGCAGGTAAAGCTATCCGTGATGGTATGCTAAGTGCTTACTACCAAGATACAGCCGCAGGTAGTGAGCATAATGATATCGCATTACGCTTTTACGATACCGCAGCAACGAGCGCCGATACGCTTTACTTACAAGCGATAGAAGACGGTGCCGATTTTGTTATTGGGCCGTTATTAAAATCGAATTTAAGTAAAGTACTACCCCTTGTTAAAGACGTACCCTTAATATCTCTGAATAAATTAGCAAATGCACCTGCAGCAGATAATATCTATTATTTCTCATTAAGTTCTAATGATGAAGCCATTGCAGCTGCGAAGAAAATGCAACGAGATGGCATCAAACAACCGCTTGTCCTAGCACCGAATAACCGTACTGGTAATCGTTTATCCGCAGCATTTACGCAGCAATGGGCCTTACTCACTCAAGGAACCAGCGAGACTTACAAATATAAAAGCCGTAGTGATATGCAAAATACCGTTACCTCGTTATTTTCCGTCACTTCAAGTAACCAACGTATTAACTTAATGAAAAATCTCGTTGGTACGGATATAAAGTCAACAACTCGTAGCCGTCGTGATATAGATGCCATTTACATTATTGCGACACCTTCAGAAGCGATGTTAGCAATTCCTTACATTATCACGACGCAGAATCCATACGCACCACAAGTTGCTGTATATGCAAGCTCACGTACCCATGGTAACAACCTTTCTAAAAGTCAAAGTCGTGATCTTAATGGCCTCATCTTCAGTGATATGCCTTGGTTGTTGAATCCAGATCGCGAACTAAAACAACAAACTTTGGCACTGTGGCCAAATATGTCGAAAATCCAACAAAATCTTTTTGCGATGGGCTACGATTCATTTAAATTAATCCCCAATCTGCTTCAGCTACGTAATTTCCCTAATTTACGCTTAGCCGGTCAGACGGGTATTCTCTATATCAATGATGATGGCATTATTGAGCGCGAGTTTAGCTGGGCGAAATACCGTTCAGGTAAGATAAAGCTTGAGGAAACGAATCCTGAAACAAAACCAGCCCCGTAA
- a CDS encoding SIS domain-containing protein, which yields MLELIKENFTESIQTKIAAAEALPEYIQNSAMMMAQCLLNGNKILICGNGASASLAQNFSASLLNRYETERPSLPALALTPDCTLMTAIGTDTSFDMVYSKQVRALGNDGDILVVISAGGHSRNVITAIEAALTRNMTIVALTGKDGGEISGLLGPHDAEIRVPSRREPRIQEVHALIINCLCDLIDQTLFPQQGHEE from the coding sequence ATGTTAGAGCTAATTAAAGAAAATTTTACTGAAAGTATTCAAACCAAGATTGCCGCAGCAGAGGCGTTACCAGAATACATTCAAAATTCAGCCATGATGATGGCACAATGTTTATTAAACGGTAACAAGATCTTAATTTGTGGTAATGGCGCATCAGCGAGCTTGGCACAAAATTTCTCGGCATCGTTGTTAAATCGCTACGAAACCGAACGCCCAAGCCTCCCTGCACTAGCACTGACACCAGACTGTACTTTGATGACAGCCATCGGTACCGATACCAGTTTCGATATGGTTTATTCAAAGCAAGTAAGAGCATTAGGTAATGATGGTGATATCTTGGTGGTTATCTCTGCAGGTGGCCACAGCCGGAATGTCATTACGGCCATTGAAGCTGCATTGACACGCAATATGACTATCGTCGCACTAACGGGTAAAGACGGTGGCGAGATATCTGGATTATTAGGCCCACACGATGCAGAGATACGAGTGCCATCACGCCGAGAGCCAAGAATACAAGAAGTACACGCACTGATCATTAATTGCCTGTGCGACCTTATCGATCAGACATTATTCCCACAGCAAGGTCACGAGGAATAG
- a CDS encoding BON domain-containing protein, with translation MQEITMRLTNTLKSWLAIGIIVSSLATLQGCSSDGSFSQLIDDETITLDITAGLNDSDKQLLLNNNLHILTNGRKVLLSGQVRTADERTKIVNIAAKTASVEQVYNQIRLGPPITFERASKDSWLTTKVKTSIINLKGIEPLKVKVITENAEVFLIGKVTQDEGDRLAEAARYVVGVDKVIKVFEYR, from the coding sequence ATGCAAGAAATAACGATGCGATTAACGAATACATTAAAATCTTGGTTAGCGATTGGTATCATAGTGTCTAGCCTTGCCACACTACAAGGTTGTAGCAGTGACGGTAGTTTTAGCCAATTAATAGATGATGAAACGATTACCCTCGACATCACCGCAGGGCTCAATGACAGTGATAAACAGTTATTACTCAACAATAACCTGCATATACTGACAAATGGCAGAAAGGTCTTATTATCGGGTCAGGTAAGAACAGCCGATGAGCGCACTAAAATCGTCAACATTGCCGCAAAAACAGCGTCAGTAGAACAAGTCTATAATCAGATCCGTTTAGGGCCACCTATTACATTTGAACGTGCAAGTAAAGACTCATGGTTAACCACGAAAGTAAAAACTAGTATTATCAATTTAAAAGGTATTGAGCCATTGAAAGTGAAAGTCATTACTGAAAATGCCGAAGTGTTTTTAATAGGCAAAGTAACTCAAGACGAAGGCGATAGACTCGCTGAAGCAGCACGTTATGTGGTTGGGGTTGATAAAGTCATTAAAGTATTCGAATATCGTTAA
- the sspA gene encoding stringent starvation protein SspA, which yields MALAANKRSVMVLYSEPTDLYSHQVRIVLAEKGVSVDIHQVDRNNLPEDLIDLNPYQTVPTLIDRELTLYNSRIIMEYLDERFPHPPLMPVYPVSRGSSRLMMHRIENDWYSLVTKIMKGSVEEAAVARKQLQEALMSISPIFAEYPYFMSEEFSLVDCYMAPLLWRLPELGIDLPGQAASELKNYMLRVFDRESFQASLTEQEREMRMLM from the coding sequence ATGGCATTAGCTGCAAATAAACGTTCAGTTATGGTGTTGTATTCGGAGCCGACTGATCTATATAGTCATCAAGTTCGAATCGTTCTAGCTGAAAAAGGCGTAAGTGTTGATATTCACCAGGTAGATCGTAACAATCTGCCTGAAGATTTAATCGATTTAAACCCTTACCAAACAGTACCGACATTAATCGATCGTGAATTAACATTATATAACTCGCGTATCATTATGGAATATCTGGATGAGCGTTTCCCGCATCCACCATTGATGCCGGTTTACCCAGTTTCTCGTGGTAGTAGCCGTCTAATGATGCACCGTATCGAAAATGATTGGTATTCATTAGTAACTAAGATCATGAAAGGCTCTGTTGAAGAAGCTGCTGTAGCGCGTAAGCAACTGCAAGAAGCATTAATGAGTATCAGCCCAATTTTTGCTGAATACCCATACTTCATGAGTGAAGAGTTCAGCTTAGTAGACTGCTACATGGCACCGTTATTATGGCGTTTACCAGAACTAGGTATTGACCTCCCTGGCCAAGCTGCAAGTGAGTTAAAGAACTACATGCTACGAGTGTTCGATCGTGAATCATTCCAAGCATCTTTAACTGAACAAGAACGCGAAATGAGAATGTTAATGTAA
- a CDS encoding peptidoglycan glycosyltransferase FtsI has translation MKNRSNTPNEEQENFILWRYRLIVATVVLIFICLLARTAYIQVINPEHLRKQADMRSLRVASQQVQRGIITDRHGVELAVSVPVMAIHVDPRTIKNKHSFDKKRAWQAFAEILDLNLAELQAKIMASNGRFMYIKRQISPSVAKYIDELKLVGVSLAPESRRFYPTGEVSAQLVGMTNIDDKGIEGVERAYNDFLTGTQGKRIVRKDRLGNVIEDISVIQQSEQANNIQLSIDQRIQSLAYQRLKKAVKYNGAVSGSLVMIDVKTGEVLAMVNSPSFNPNNRSKYDSYKLKNRAITDSYEPGSTIKPLVIASGLDNGVIAADSIIDTNPGRMRLGGRLVQDTRNRGDITLADILRYSSNMGVSKIALKLGHQRLLDTYYQFGFGNVSSLILNGESRGYMPRRTRWSEFENATLSFGYGMQATTLQLAHAYATIGSGGLYRPLTIRKLDTMPLSERVLSEQDAEDLLSMMERVVEKGGTGDKARIDGYRVAGKTGTSRKAIAGGYGDDYVALFAGVAPVSNPRFALVVVIDSPSGDRYYGGVIAAPVFAEVMERTLQMLNVTPDEKQSLTITAKSS, from the coding sequence GTGAAAAATCGTAGTAATACTCCCAATGAAGAGCAAGAAAACTTTATCTTATGGCGCTACCGTTTAATCGTAGCGACTGTGGTATTGATTTTTATCTGCCTGCTTGCTCGAACCGCTTATATCCAAGTTATTAATCCAGAACACCTGCGTAAACAAGCCGATATGCGCTCGCTTCGTGTTGCTTCACAGCAAGTTCAACGCGGTATTATTACCGACCGTCATGGTGTGGAATTAGCTGTTAGTGTACCTGTCATGGCAATCCATGTTGATCCGCGCACGATTAAAAACAAACATAGTTTTGATAAAAAACGTGCATGGCAAGCATTCGCAGAAATTCTCGATCTTAACTTGGCGGAACTGCAAGCAAAAATTATGGCTTCCAACGGTCGTTTTATGTATATCAAACGCCAAATCAGCCCTTCAGTCGCCAAGTATATTGATGAATTAAAGTTGGTTGGTGTGAGCCTTGCTCCAGAATCTCGCCGTTTTTATCCTACGGGTGAAGTTAGTGCGCAGCTAGTTGGCATGACCAATATTGATGATAAAGGTATTGAAGGGGTGGAAAGGGCTTATAACGACTTCCTTACAGGTACTCAAGGCAAACGCATTGTGCGTAAAGATCGTCTCGGTAATGTCATTGAAGATATTTCTGTTATTCAACAGAGTGAGCAAGCGAATAATATCCAGCTGAGTATTGATCAGCGCATTCAATCTTTAGCTTACCAGCGCCTGAAAAAAGCGGTCAAATACAACGGTGCTGTGTCAGGTTCGTTGGTGATGATTGACGTGAAAACTGGGGAAGTACTCGCGATGGTTAATAGCCCGTCGTTTAACCCGAATAATCGCAGTAAATATGACAGTTACAAATTAAAGAATCGTGCAATTACAGATAGTTATGAGCCTGGTTCGACAATTAAACCTTTAGTTATTGCCAGTGGTTTGGATAACGGTGTTATCGCCGCCGATTCGATAATTGACACAAATCCAGGACGAATGCGTTTAGGTGGCCGTTTAGTGCAAGACACTCGCAACCGCGGGGACATTACGTTGGCTGATATTTTACGTTACTCATCGAACATGGGCGTGAGTAAAATTGCGTTGAAACTCGGCCATCAACGCTTACTTGATACCTATTATCAGTTTGGTTTTGGTAATGTCAGCAGTTTGATCTTAAATGGTGAAAGTCGTGGTTATATGCCTCGCCGTACCCGCTGGTCTGAATTTGAAAATGCGACATTATCATTTGGCTACGGCATGCAGGCCACGACACTGCAACTTGCTCATGCTTATGCCACGATTGGTTCTGGTGGATTATATCGCCCACTGACGATTAGAAAATTAGATACCATGCCACTCTCGGAGCGAGTTCTTTCTGAGCAAGACGCAGAAGATTTGTTATCCATGATGGAAAGGGTGGTTGAAAAAGGCGGCACGGGTGATAAAGCTCGCATTGATGGCTATCGTGTTGCAGGTAAAACCGGTACCTCTCGTAAAGCCATTGCAGGCGGTTATGGTGATGATTATGTCGCCTTATTTGCAGGTGTTGCACCTGTATCTAATCCGCGATTTGCATTAGTTGTGGTGATTGATTCACCCAGCGGTGATCGTTATTACGGTGGTGTGATTGCTGCTCCGGTATTTGCTGAAGTAATGGAAAGAACACTGCAAATGTTAAATGTAACCCCAGATGAAAAACAATCATTAACGATAACAGCAAAAAGCTCTTAA
- a CDS encoding YraN family protein translates to MRKRILKQNQPRKRGEYFEGIAADFLQRQGLIILARNFACRQGEIDLICQHGASCDIKSSTTLPTLVFVEVKYRQYTHYGGAISAIPFAKQRKLRYTAQYYMVRHGINENYTPCRFDVIAIEGSSDNIQWITNAF, encoded by the coding sequence TTGAGGAAACGAATCCTGAAACAAAACCAGCCCCGTAAGCGAGGGGAATATTTTGAAGGCATAGCTGCCGACTTTTTACAGCGCCAAGGGTTAATTATCTTGGCGCGTAACTTTGCTTGTCGCCAGGGTGAAATAGATCTGATTTGCCAGCACGGTGCAAGCTGTGACATAAAATCCTCGACAACATTACCGACCTTGGTATTTGTCGAGGTAAAATACCGTCAATACACCCATTACGGCGGTGCAATTTCTGCAATTCCGTTCGCGAAACAACGAAAATTGCGTTATACAGCGCAATATTATATGGTGCGCCACGGAATAAATGAAAACTATACCCCTTGCCGTTTCGATGTGATCGCCATTGAAGGTTCCAGTGATAATATTCAATGGATAACCAATGCTTTTTAG